One Pleurocapsa sp. PCC 7327 DNA segment encodes these proteins:
- a CDS encoding permease, whose protein sequence is MTVQIYSAFTLFLSLLVEAIPFLLLGVLLSSALLFFIDERQLVARLPRHPFLGAFVGSCVGFFFPVCECGNVPVARRLLMQGMPTSVAIGFLLAAPTINPIVIWSTWVAFRDRPEIVVFRVLGSLAIATIIGCLFSLQQDPRPMLQSALAKRVNLLMSRSLEVKPAAQRSPEMPSLLQSGTFLLNKSGQPIRMDDAVALAAVALNRPIPLEKRLRPFLDNAIQELRELGGILIFGSAIAACVQVFVPREVILDLGQDVISSIAAMMVLAGIVSICSTVDSFFALSFASTFTTSSLLAFLVFGPTIDIKGIGLMLSIFQPRIIFYLFALVAQLTFLFALFHSYFF, encoded by the coding sequence ATGACCGTACAAATTTACAGCGCTTTTACTCTATTTTTGAGTCTTCTAGTCGAAGCAATTCCTTTCCTGTTGTTAGGAGTTCTGCTCTCTAGCGCGCTGCTATTTTTTATCGACGAGCGCCAACTGGTAGCGAGGTTACCTCGCCATCCCTTTTTGGGGGCGTTCGTTGGAAGTTGCGTCGGCTTTTTCTTTCCCGTGTGTGAATGCGGTAACGTTCCGGTGGCACGCCGATTGTTAATGCAGGGAATGCCGACTTCGGTAGCGATTGGTTTTCTCCTAGCGGCACCGACGATCAATCCCATTGTCATTTGGTCAACTTGGGTGGCTTTTCGAGATCGCCCAGAAATTGTCGTTTTTAGAGTGTTGGGTTCCTTGGCAATTGCTACGATTATTGGCTGCCTTTTTAGCCTGCAACAAGACCCGCGACCAATGTTACAATCCGCACTAGCCAAGCGCGTTAATCTGCTGATGTCTCGTTCCCTAGAAGTTAAACCAGCCGCGCAGCGATCGCCAGAAATGCCCTCACTCTTGCAATCGGGAACGTTTCTCCTCAACAAATCGGGTCAACCAATCCGAATGGACGATGCCGTAGCACTAGCGGCTGTTGCACTCAATCGCCCGATTCCTTTGGAAAAGCGTTTGCGTCCGTTTCTCGATAATGCCATTCAGGAACTGCGGGAGTTGGGCGGAATATTAATTTTCGGAAGCGCGATTGCGGCTTGCGTTCAAGTTTTCGTGCCCCGCGAGGTCATTCTCGACCTCGGACAAGACGTTATTAGTTCGATCGCGGCGATGATGGTTTTAGCTGGGATAGTCTCGATTTGCTCGACGGTCGATTCTTTTTTTGCCCTGTCTTTTGCTTCTACTTTTACCACCAGTTCGCTACTAGCATTTTTGGTGTTTGGACCGACGATCGACATCAAGGGTATTGGCTTAATGTTGTCGATTTTCCAACCTAGAATTATCTTTTATTTATTTGCTTTAGTAGCGCAGCTCACCTTCCTGTTCGCCTTGTTTCACAGTTATTTCTTTTAG
- a CDS encoding PAM68 family protein, translating into MSSKSSRERMAFEPRQKKKRANKQPPVQSQKEPIKERSTTRQKAASMAIPDVVSKRMVRRMAFFCGIPTGLGMSSFFIFYWIVSNEWLKIPASVVGITSLGLFGLGVLGLSYGILSASWDEGRVGSWFGWGEFKSNFGRMMTAWQAAREASKKAKEN; encoded by the coding sequence ATGTCTTCTAAATCTTCGCGGGAGCGGATGGCGTTTGAACCTCGCCAAAAAAAGAAAAGAGCTAACAAGCAACCTCCCGTACAGTCTCAGAAAGAACCTATAAAAGAGCGAAGCACGACTCGCCAAAAAGCTGCCTCAATGGCTATTCCTGATGTAGTCAGCAAACGAATGGTACGTCGCATGGCTTTCTTTTGTGGCATTCCTACGGGATTGGGAATGTCATCTTTCTTTATCTTTTACTGGATTGTTAGTAACGAATGGTTGAAAATCCCCGCATCAGTTGTGGGGATTACCAGTTTAGGCTTGTTTGGCTTAGGAGTGTTGGGATTGAGTTACGGCATTCTTTCGGCTTCTTGGGATGAAGGTAGAGTGGGTAGTTGGTTCGGCTGGGGAGAGTTCAAGAGCAACTTTGGGCGAATGATGACTGCTTGGCAGGCGGCTAGAGAGGCGAGCAAAAAAGCGAAAGAAAATTAG
- the nadA gene encoding quinolinate synthase NadA, producing the protein MFATVKPQAKLTTKTLPDDLFTAINELKRELNAVILAHYYQDPDIQDIADYIGDSLGLSQQAAATNAEVIVFAGVHFMAETAKILNPDKLVLLPDLNAGCSLADSCPPKEFAAFKAARPDHLVISYINCSAEIKAMSDIICTSSNAVKIVSQIPEDKPIIFAPDRNLGRYVMEQTGRNLVLWQGSCIVHETFSEKKIVQLKMAYPDAEIVAHPECEPPVLRHASYIGSTTALLKYCLNSPSKTFIVATEPGIIHQMQKEAPHKRFIPAPATNNCACNECPHMRLNTLEKLYLAMKNRSPRIEILEEIREAAWRPIQRMLELSAS; encoded by the coding sequence GTGTTCGCAACTGTAAAACCTCAAGCAAAGCTAACAACTAAAACCCTTCCCGACGATCTATTTACAGCAATTAACGAACTCAAGCGGGAGTTAAACGCTGTTATTCTAGCTCACTATTACCAAGATCCCGACATCCAAGATATTGCTGACTACATCGGCGATTCTCTCGGCCTTTCTCAGCAGGCGGCTGCAACTAATGCAGAGGTCATCGTTTTTGCTGGCGTTCACTTCATGGCAGAAACCGCCAAAATATTAAATCCCGACAAACTCGTCCTCTTGCCAGATTTAAATGCAGGTTGTTCTCTTGCCGATAGCTGTCCCCCCAAAGAATTCGCTGCCTTTAAAGCTGCTCGTCCCGACCATCTAGTCATCTCCTACATCAATTGCAGCGCCGAAATTAAGGCGATGAGCGACATCATTTGCACCAGTTCCAACGCCGTCAAAATAGTCAGCCAGATTCCCGAAGATAAACCGATTATTTTTGCCCCCGATCGCAATTTAGGTCGCTACGTGATGGAGCAAACCGGACGAAACCTAGTCTTGTGGCAAGGTAGCTGTATCGTACACGAGACCTTTTCTGAAAAGAAAATCGTCCAGCTAAAAATGGCATATCCCGACGCAGAAATCGTTGCCCACCCCGAATGCGAACCGCCAGTACTGCGTCACGCCAGCTATATCGGTTCGACCACAGCCCTATTAAAATACTGTCTCAATAGTCCTAGCAAGACATTTATCGTTGCCACCGAACCAGGAATCATTCACCAAATGCAAAAAGAAGCACCTCACAAACGCTTCATTCCCGCGCCAGCAACCAACAACTGTGCCTGCAACGAATGTCCTCACATGCGCCTCAATACCTTAGAAAAGCTGTATTTAGCGATGAAAAATAGATCGCCAAGAATCGAGATTCTAGAGGAGATTCGAGAGGCAGCTTGGCGTCCGATCCAAAGAATGCTGGAATTGTCTGCTTCATAA
- a CDS encoding STAS domain-containing protein, protein MKNALVYSSVATFEPSGYITAANVDEFKQALTTAVTSQAYSVFLVDMSRVEFLDSAGLMAIVTAFRLTQSQGKRFSLCSLAPSVRIIFELTQLDRVFEIFENHHAFEKTLDKPVAV, encoded by the coding sequence ATGAAAAATGCTTTAGTTTATTCTAGCGTGGCAACCTTTGAACCCAGCGGTTATATTACGGCTGCTAACGTTGATGAGTTTAAACAGGCACTTACAACAGCAGTAACCTCTCAAGCTTATTCTGTCTTTTTGGTCGATATGAGTCGCGTTGAGTTTCTCGACAGTGCTGGTTTGATGGCAATAGTAACGGCTTTTCGACTGACTCAAAGTCAAGGGAAGCGATTCAGCCTTTGCTCGTTAGCTCCCTCAGTGCGCATTATTTTTGAGCTAACGCAGTTGGATAGAGTATTCGAGATCTTTGAAAATCATCATGCTTTTGAGAAAACTCTAGACAAGCCCGTAGCCGTTTAA
- the aroF gene encoding 3-deoxy-7-phosphoheptulonate synthase, which translates to MIVVMKVGSPETEIERVSQELTDWGLTPEKIVGKHKVVIGLVGETAALDPLRIQELSPWIEHVLRVEQPFKRASLEFRHGEPSEVIVSTPSGLVPFGRNHPVVLIAGPCSVENEEMIVETAMRVKAAGAQFLRGGAYKPRTSPYAFQGHGESALGLLAAAREASGLGIITEVMDAADLEKIAEVADVIQVGARNMQNFALLKKVGAQEKPVLLKRGMSATIEEWLMAAEYILAAGNPNVILCERGIRTFDRDYTRNTLDLAVLPVLHSLTHLPVTIDPSHGTGKSEYVPAMSMAAIAAGADALMIEVHPNPAKALSDGPQSLTPERFDRLVQELSVIGKAVNRWSQPAVALA; encoded by the coding sequence ATGATAGTAGTCATGAAAGTAGGTTCCCCAGAAACTGAAATCGAGCGAGTTAGCCAAGAATTAACAGACTGGGGTCTGACACCTGAAAAAATCGTTGGCAAACACAAAGTTGTCATCGGTCTAGTTGGCGAAACGGCTGCTTTAGATCCGTTGCGCATTCAAGAACTCAGCCCTTGGATCGAACACGTCCTGCGGGTCGAACAACCTTTTAAGCGAGCCAGCTTGGAATTCCGTCACGGAGAACCCAGCGAGGTCATCGTTTCGACTCCTAGTGGTTTGGTGCCTTTTGGTCGCAACCATCCCGTAGTTCTGATAGCGGGTCCGTGTTCGGTAGAAAACGAAGAAATGATCGTCGAAACCGCTATGCGGGTCAAGGCGGCTGGCGCTCAATTTCTGCGCGGTGGGGCTTACAAACCTCGTACTTCTCCCTATGCTTTCCAAGGTCACGGAGAAAGCGCCTTGGGCTTGCTCGCAGCAGCTAGGGAAGCTAGCGGATTGGGCATTATTACGGAAGTGATGGATGCTGCCGATTTGGAAAAGATCGCAGAAGTAGCCGATGTCATTCAAGTCGGCGCAAGAAATATGCAGAATTTTGCGCTGCTCAAAAAAGTGGGTGCCCAGGAGAAACCCGTATTGCTCAAGCGAGGCATGTCAGCAACGATAGAAGAATGGCTAATGGCAGCCGAGTATATTCTGGCGGCTGGCAATCCCAACGTGATTTTGTGCGAGCGAGGCATTCGTACCTTCGATCGCGACTACACTCGCAACACCCTAGATTTAGCCGTCCTGCCCGTTCTCCACTCTCTAACCCACTTGCCAGTAACCATCGATCCGAGTCACGGCACGGGTAAGTCTGAGTACGTTCCGGCAATGTCAATGGCTGCGATCGCAGCAGGAGCGGATGCTCTCATGATCGAGGTTCATCCCAACCCTGCCAAAGCCCTCTCCGACGGACCCCAATCTTTAACGCCAGAGCGATTCGATCGCCTCGTTCAAGAGCTGTCAGTCATCGGCAAAGCCGTCAATCGCTGGTCTCAACCCGCAGTTGCTCTTGCTTAA
- a CDS encoding TIGR03943 family protein — MQNPKSKIFLPWLDVLALLAWGGLLLRYWITGQLRLLIHPNYFWLVLVTGIALLILGALKGGQLLADWRKRGNNFQERETVQHITLLPPGVGSGVLVATALAGFAIAPTVLTSQAALQRGVTESLPITRSQPQSFRATTRPEERSIVDWIRTLNAYPEPDAYAGQPVKVTGFVVHLPHLSDNYLLISRFIITCCAVDAYPVGLPVKLESSRNNYPPDTWLEIEGEMMVETLPQHEQTMKETTAQKRQLVIAAKSLKKIPTPADPYSY; from the coding sequence ATCCAAAATCCAAAATCGAAAATTTTTCTGCCCTGGTTGGACGTTTTAGCGCTGTTGGCATGGGGAGGGTTGTTACTTAGGTATTGGATAACCGGGCAACTCAGGCTATTGATTCACCCGAATTATTTTTGGTTGGTCTTGGTGACTGGCATTGCGCTGTTAATTCTCGGCGCTTTGAAGGGCGGACAGCTTTTGGCAGATTGGCGCAAGCGAGGCAATAACTTCCAAGAAAGAGAAACGGTACAGCACATTACACTATTACCTCCCGGTGTAGGAAGCGGCGTATTAGTGGCGACGGCTTTGGCAGGGTTTGCGATCGCGCCGACGGTATTGACTTCCCAAGCGGCACTGCAACGGGGAGTTACCGAGTCTTTGCCGATAACGCGATCGCAACCTCAATCTTTTCGCGCGACGACTAGACCAGAAGAGCGATCGATTGTCGATTGGATTAGAACCCTCAATGCCTATCCCGAACCCGATGCTTACGCCGGACAACCAGTCAAAGTCACTGGATTTGTCGTCCACCTGCCCCACCTGAGCGACAATTATTTATTAATTAGCCGTTTTATTATTACTTGCTGCGCCGTAGATGCCTATCCCGTCGGTCTTCCCGTCAAGCTGGAGTCGAGTCGCAATAACTATCCGCCCGACACCTGGCTAGAAATTGAAGGGGAAATGATGGTAGAAACCTTACCCCAGCACGAGCAAACGATGAAAGAAACAACCGCTCAAAAACGCCAACTGGTTATCGCAGCAAAATCCCTCAAAAAAATTCCTACGCCAGCCGATCCTTATAGTTATTAA
- a CDS encoding helix-turn-helix domain-containing protein codes for MSSKRFLTIGQKEKLLKALKENDCSNFIQRILMLLLRNEGKTYQEIAEFLGCSYRTVAYWCVHGDPEDIESLRDKRTKGNYRKVTEEYMELLMETIAKDPRELGYQFTRWSGDRLAEHLAQSTGITLSGSQIRNILRKEKINLSVGRKNLGRTSRSCVCA; via the coding sequence ATGTCAAGTAAAAGATTCCTAACGATCGGTCAAAAAGAAAAGTTACTCAAGGCATTAAAAGAAAATGATTGCTCGAATTTTATTCAGCGAATCTTGATGCTGCTTTTGAGAAACGAAGGAAAAACCTATCAAGAAATTGCTGAATTTCTCGGCTGTTCTTACCGGACTGTAGCCTATTGGTGCGTTCATGGCGATCCAGAGGACATCGAAAGTCTGAGGGACAAGCGTACAAAAGGTAACTATCGTAAGGTTACGGAAGAATACATGGAGTTATTAATGGAAACCATCGCCAAAGATCCCAGAGAGTTGGGCTATCAATTTACTCGCTGGAGTGGCGATCGCCTGGCAGAACACCTGGCGCAATCAACCGGGATCACCTTAAGTGGTTCGCAAATTAGAAACATCTTACGGAAAGAAAAAATTAATTTATCCGTAGGTAGAAAAAATTTGGGAAGAACGAGCAGATCTTGTGTCTGCGCCTAG
- a CDS encoding chemotaxis protein CheW produces MAIYSPVRSRRTAARQAEKTRQFITFRLRQEWFALPIYAVQKVIQMGKVYGDPQGTGISLTNYQGQEIIVVDVARRIFGETSSVAGERKHSLSSVVGEVSEPRFMLLVQSNSGEIVGLPVDSTPAMRRVPESAFTPIPKTYMAQGNIRCISSTTIQLSDHPPLFLLEANQLAEPQQIVGL; encoded by the coding sequence ATGGCTATCTACTCTCCCGTTCGTTCTCGGCGCACTGCCGCCCGTCAAGCAGAAAAAACCAGACAATTCATTACTTTCCGTCTCCGTCAAGAATGGTTCGCTCTGCCCATTTATGCCGTACAAAAGGTCATCCAAATGGGCAAAGTGTATGGCGATCCTCAAGGAACGGGGATTAGCCTTACTAACTATCAGGGTCAAGAGATAATTGTCGTCGATGTCGCTCGACGAATCTTTGGAGAAACTTCGTCCGTTGCAGGAGAACGCAAGCATTCTTTATCTTCTGTCGTCGGGGAGGTAAGCGAACCTCGTTTTATGTTGCTCGTTCAAAGCAACAGCGGAGAAATTGTTGGACTGCCCGTCGATTCTACACCTGCTATGCGTCGGGTGCCTGAATCGGCTTTTACTCCCATCCCCAAAACTTACATGGCTCAAGGTAACATTCGCTGTATCAGTTCGACGACGATCCAACTAAGCGACCATCCACCGCTCTTTTTGCTCGAAGCCAATCAACTCGCCGAGCCTCAACAAATTGTAGGCTTATAG
- the rpsO gene encoding 30S ribosomal protein S15, whose amino-acid sequence MALTQQRKQELMTEYQAHETDTGSADLQVALLTERINQLNSHLQVNPKDHASRRGLLKMIGRRKSLLAYIQNKDFNRYQTLINRLGIRR is encoded by the coding sequence ATGGCTTTAACTCAACAGCGAAAACAAGAACTGATGACCGAATACCAAGCTCACGAAACCGATACGGGTTCGGCAGACCTACAAGTTGCTTTACTGACGGAGCGCATCAATCAACTCAATAGCCATCTCCAGGTGAATCCCAAAGATCATGCCTCTCGGCGGGGACTACTTAAAATGATCGGTCGTCGTAAAAGTCTGTTAGCTTATATTCAAAACAAAGATTTTAATCGCTATCAGACACTAATTAATCGTCTGGGCATCCGTCGTTAA
- a CDS encoding TIGR03960 family B12-binding radical SAM protein, with protein MAVAIEKILTPDISKPARYLGNELGAIHKPWESANVRWVLTYPEVYEVGASNLGHIILYNILNAQPRQLCDRAYLPAPDFAARLRSDKIPLFALESRRLLIEFDILGFSLSYELGATNILEMLALAGIPLTWQERATGDYPLVFAGGQTATSNPEPYADFFDFIALGDGEELLPEIGLVIEEGKAARLSKEELLLDLAQVPGVYVPRFYDAAEDGSVRPNRPDVPQRILRRVATPMPAYSIGLVPYVETVHDRLTVEIRRGCTRGCRFCQPGMLTRPARDVEPEAVIGAIEKGIRATGYNEFSLLSLSCSDYLALPAVGIEVKNRLKNENISLSLPSQRVDRFDENIANIVGGTRQSGLTFAPEAGTQRMRDVINKGLTNEELLRGVKTAVEQGWDKVKLYFMIGLPGETDVDVIGIAETVRWLRRECRLNGRKRLDFNITISNFTPKPHTPFQWHSVSTAESIRKQELLRQEFSRMKGVKVNYTDVRISAMEDFLGRGDRRLAAVIRRAWELGAGMDAWWENTEKAFAAWEVAIAESGLTWKYRQIEKGEWNVFEQPEVEAQGFALVQQTESKIQNPFDAPLPWDHINTGIDKKWLKEDLQKALEAAIVPDCSFDGCSHCGICGVDFGHNVVVEPPPIPQFSGHFQPNQNRVQRFRVWFGKQGDMALVSHLDLVRLFDRAVRRAALPISFTGGYHPGPRISIANALPLGVTSSGEIVDFELTDRMDIEAFRQKLVAQLPADIPVYRIEEVSVQSPAATGLLEKAEYFIKVGAVEPVSIEQWQRWLDTILALKEIVWEKTSKSGKKTVVNLRDRLFELTLESQENTTEQPVVLRYVGSCRNDGTLLQPEHVVYMLERVSGQELHLLHVHRQQMMFGDF; from the coding sequence GTGGCGGTTGCAATTGAGAAGATTCTAACACCCGATATTTCCAAACCTGCTCGCTACCTAGGCAATGAATTGGGAGCCATACACAAGCCCTGGGAAAGCGCTAACGTTCGTTGGGTCTTAACCTATCCAGAAGTCTATGAAGTGGGGGCATCCAACTTAGGGCATATCATTCTCTACAACATTTTGAATGCCCAACCGAGACAACTGTGCGATCGCGCTTACCTACCCGCCCCCGACTTCGCTGCTAGATTGCGATCGGATAAAATTCCTCTATTCGCCCTAGAATCTCGACGACTTCTCATTGAATTCGATATTCTCGGTTTTAGCCTCAGCTACGAACTCGGCGCTACCAATATTTTAGAAATGCTCGCTCTGGCAGGGATCCCTCTCACCTGGCAAGAACGAGCAACAGGCGACTATCCACTCGTGTTTGCCGGGGGACAGACGGCAACTTCCAACCCCGAACCTTACGCCGACTTCTTCGATTTTATCGCCCTCGGCGACGGAGAAGAACTCCTGCCAGAAATCGGTCTCGTCATCGAAGAAGGCAAAGCAGCCCGATTGAGCAAAGAAGAATTGCTCCTAGATTTGGCGCAAGTCCCCGGCGTTTACGTTCCCCGATTTTACGATGCCGCGGAAGATGGTTCGGTTCGTCCCAACCGTCCCGACGTACCCCAAAGAATCTTGCGGCGAGTAGCAACTCCTATGCCAGCCTATTCTATCGGTTTGGTTCCCTACGTAGAAACCGTTCACGATCGCCTGACCGTAGAAATTCGTCGCGGGTGTACTCGCGGGTGTCGCTTTTGCCAGCCCGGAATGCTGACTCGTCCGGCAAGAGACGTAGAACCCGAAGCGGTTATCGGCGCGATCGAAAAGGGAATCCGCGCCACGGGTTACAATGAATTTTCTCTCCTCTCCCTCAGTTGTTCCGACTATCTCGCCCTGCCAGCTGTCGGGATAGAAGTTAAAAATCGCCTCAAAAACGAAAATATATCCCTCTCCCTGCCCAGCCAACGGGTCGATCGCTTTGACGAAAATATTGCCAATATCGTCGGCGGTACGCGGCAATCGGGGCTAACCTTTGCCCCAGAAGCAGGCACCCAACGAATGCGAGATGTCATTAACAAAGGACTCACCAACGAAGAATTGCTGCGAGGAGTCAAAACCGCCGTCGAGCAAGGGTGGGATAAGGTAAAACTCTATTTTATGATCGGCTTGCCGGGCGAAACCGATGTCGATGTCATCGGTATTGCCGAAACCGTCCGTTGGTTGAGGAGAGAATGTCGCCTTAATGGAAGAAAGCGCCTCGACTTCAACATCACGATTTCTAACTTCACTCCCAAACCTCACACCCCTTTCCAATGGCATTCTGTCTCCACCGCTGAATCGATCCGCAAGCAAGAACTTTTGCGCCAGGAATTCAGCCGCATGAAAGGCGTAAAAGTCAATTACACCGACGTGCGCATCTCGGCAATGGAGGACTTTTTAGGACGGGGAGACAGACGCTTAGCCGCTGTCATCCGTCGCGCCTGGGAACTCGGAGCCGGAATGGATGCCTGGTGGGAAAATACTGAGAAAGCCTTTGCCGCTTGGGAGGTAGCCATTGCCGAATCGGGATTGACCTGGAAGTATCGCCAAATCGAAAAGGGCGAGTGGAATGTTTTTGAGCAGCCAGAAGTAGAGGCACAAGGTTTTGCGCTTGTACAGCAGACAGAATCCAAAATCCAAAATCCCTTTGATGCGCCTTTGCCGTGGGATCATATCAATACGGGGATCGATAAAAAGTGGCTTAAAGAAGACTTACAGAAGGCGCTGGAAGCTGCGATCGTTCCCGATTGTTCCTTCGATGGCTGTTCTCATTGCGGTATCTGCGGAGTAGATTTCGGACATAATGTTGTCGTCGAACCGCCGCCGATTCCCCAATTTAGCGGACATTTCCAACCCAACCAAAATCGAGTTCAGCGATTCCGCGTCTGGTTTGGCAAGCAAGGCGATATGGCATTAGTGAGTCATCTGGATTTAGTACGCCTGTTCGATCGCGCTGTACGTCGCGCAGCATTGCCGATTTCCTTTACCGGAGGCTATCATCCAGGGCCGAGGATTTCTATTGCTAATGCCCTGCCTCTGGGAGTTACTAGCAGTGGGGAGATTGTCGATTTTGAATTGACCGATCGCATGGACATAGAAGCGTTTCGTCAAAAATTGGTCGCTCAATTACCAGCGGACATCCCAGTCTATCGAATTGAAGAAGTGAGCGTGCAATCGCCAGCGGCAACGGGATTGCTAGAGAAAGCCGAATATTTTATTAAAGTCGGCGCAGTCGAGCCAGTTTCCATAGAACAATGGCAACGTTGGCTCGATACGATTCTGGCTTTAAAGGAGATTGTTTGGGAAAAAACGAGCAAATCTGGAAAGAAAACCGTAGTAAATTTGCGCGATCGCTTGTTTGAATTAACCCTCGAATCCCAAGAAAATACAACCGAACAGCCTGTCGTTTTGCGTTACGTGGGGAGTTGCCGCAATGACGGAACGCTTCTACAACCAGAACACGTCGTTTACATGCTCGAACGAGTTTCTGGGCAAGAGTTACACTTATTGCACGTCCACCGCCAGCAGATGATGTTTGGCGATTTTTGA